Proteins found in one Podarcis muralis chromosome 5, rPodMur119.hap1.1, whole genome shotgun sequence genomic segment:
- the LOC114599403 gene encoding mitochondrial glutamate carrier 1-like, whose protein sequence is MAEKQISLPAKLINGGAAGIIGVTCIFPIDLVKTRLQNQRSGQQVYKSMLDCLMKTLRSEGYFGMYRGAAVNLTLVTPEKAIKLAANDYFRHLLAKDGVALSLSKEMLAGCGAGTCQVIITTPMEMLKIQLQDAGRLASQQLVSRVPCSSPGCKLLAVSPVLARAYNVGPIAFPRRISATQIAVELLHTQGIKGLYKGLGATLLRDVPFSVIYFPLFAHLNRAGHNSLEEKAPFFRSFLAGCMAGSVAAVSVNPCDVIKTRLQSMGKGRNEESYNGIIDCARKLWMKEGPLAFLKGAGCRALVIAPLFGIAQGIYFIGVGEFLIELYQYGRLSP, encoded by the exons ATGGCTGAGAAACAGATTAG TTTGCCCGCTAAACTTATTAATGGAGGAGCTGCAGGGATCATTGGCGTTACTTGTATATTTCCAATTGACCTGGTTAAAACCAGGCTACAGAATCAGAGAAGTGGACAGCAAGTCTACAAAAGCAT GTTGGATTGTCTAATGAAAACACTGCGTTCAGAAGGCTATTTTGGAATGTACAGAG gtGCAGCAGTGAATCTGACCCTTGTAACACCCGAGAAGGCTATCAAACTGGCTGCTAATGACTATTTTAGGCACCTTCTTGCCAAGGATGG GGTAGCCCTTTCTTTATCTAAGGAGATGCTGGCCGGTTGTGGTGCTGGAACCTGCCAAGTTATTATCACCACTCCAATGGAGATGCTGAAAATCCAACTTCAAGATGCAGGGCGACTAG CATCTCAGCAGCTTGTGAGCAGAGTTCCTTGTTCATCTCCTGGGTGCAAGCTTCTAGCTGTCAGCCCTGTTCTAGCCAGAGCATACAATGTAGGACCAATTGCCTTTCCAAGGAGGATATCTGCCACACAGATAGCAGTCGAGCTTCTGCATACCCAGGGCATTAAAGGACTCTACAAGGGTCTTGGAGCCACCTTGCTGAG GGATGTCCCATTCTCGGTCATCTATTTCCCGCTGTTTGCCCATCTGAACAGAGCAGGACACAATTCCCTGGAAGAGAAAGCCCCTTTCTTTCGTTCTTTTCTTGCTGGTTGCATGGCCGGTTCAGTGGCAGCTGTGTCTGTCAATCCCTGTGATG taaTAAAAACTCGTCTTCAGTCAATGGGCAAGGGAAGAAACGAAGAGAGTTATAATGGAATTATTGATTGTGCACG gAAACTTTGGATGAAGGAGGGTCCTTTAGCCTTCCTTAAAGGGGCTGGTTGCCGAGCCCTGGTCATTGCACCTCTTTTTGGTATAGCTCAAGGTATTTACTTTATTGGTGTTGGAGAATTTCTTATTGAGCTATACCAGTATGGAAGACTTTCTCCCTAG
- the TSHB gene encoding thyrotropin subunit beta isoform X2 translates to MALSSPPGKKSMNPAPFTSLFLVFALTLGQSMSLCVPVEYIIHVEKRECAFCLAINTTICEGYCMTRDSNGKKLLPQSALSQEVCTYKDMVYKTVMIPGCQHHVVSYYSYPVAVSCKCGKCNTDYSDCVHEASSTDYCTIPQKLHNL, encoded by the exons atggctctctcctccccaccaggaAAGAAAAG CATGAATCCTGCCCCTTTCACCTCTCTCTTCCTAGTCTTTGCCCTGACTTTGGGGCAGAGCATGTCCCTTTGTGTCCCCGTTGAGTACATCATCCACGTGGAGAAGAGAGAATGTGCCTTCTGCCTGGCCATCAACACCACCATCTGTGAAGGATATTGCATGACACGG GACAGCAATGGTAAGAAGCTGCTGCCCCAGAGCGCCCTGTCCCAGGAAGTGTGCACATACAAGGACATGGTGTACAAGACTGTGATGATCCCTGGCTGTCAACACCATGTAGTCTCCTACTATTCCTATCCTGTGGCCGTGAGCTGCAAGTGTGGGAAATGCAACACTGACTACAGCGACTGTGTGCATGAGGCAAGCAGCACTGATTATTGCACTATACCTCAGAAGCTACATAACCTATAA
- the TSHB gene encoding thyrotropin subunit beta isoform X1, with product MSMRRMFCLGESMNPAPFTSLFLVFALTLGQSMSLCVPVEYIIHVEKRECAFCLAINTTICEGYCMTRDSNGKKLLPQSALSQEVCTYKDMVYKTVMIPGCQHHVVSYYSYPVAVSCKCGKCNTDYSDCVHEASSTDYCTIPQKLHNL from the exons ATGTCAATGAGAAGGATGTTTTGCTTAGGAGAAAG CATGAATCCTGCCCCTTTCACCTCTCTCTTCCTAGTCTTTGCCCTGACTTTGGGGCAGAGCATGTCCCTTTGTGTCCCCGTTGAGTACATCATCCACGTGGAGAAGAGAGAATGTGCCTTCTGCCTGGCCATCAACACCACCATCTGTGAAGGATATTGCATGACACGG GACAGCAATGGTAAGAAGCTGCTGCCCCAGAGCGCCCTGTCCCAGGAAGTGTGCACATACAAGGACATGGTGTACAAGACTGTGATGATCCCTGGCTGTCAACACCATGTAGTCTCCTACTATTCCTATCCTGTGGCCGTGAGCTGCAAGTGTGGGAAATGCAACACTGACTACAGCGACTGTGTGCATGAGGCAAGCAGCACTGATTATTGCACTATACCTCAGAAGCTACATAACCTATAA